Proteins encoded in a region of the Anopheles ziemanni chromosome 2, idAnoZiCoDA_A2_x.2, whole genome shotgun sequence genome:
- the LOC131294877 gene encoding odorant receptor 7a-like, whose amino-acid sequence MDFSFIRYTSMMFTLTAMQIRELHGTIKQSQLNAVIRTHQETLKCFDYLQKALNLAVLFQFAFCSVIWCLMLLYILMMGFDAKIINVSILLMLLTCGTYAYCQLATELTETSLEVLRALEELSWYEQSLPVQKGILFMIQSAQRPIVLTAAKLIPINIAQFSEIVKKSYSVYVVLKDIF is encoded by the exons ATGGATTTCTCCTTTATTCGATACACATCGATGATGTTCACACTTACTGCAATGCAGATCCGAGAGTTACATGGCACAATCAAGCAGTCGCAACTCAACGCCGTTATTAGGACTCACCAAGagactttaaaatgttttgactACTTGCAGAAAGCACTGAACCTCGCTGTATTGTTCCAATTTGCATTCTGCAGTGTTATCTGGTGTCTTATGCTACTCTATATCCTCATGATG GGATTCGATGCGAAAATTATCAACGTTTCAATTTTACTGATGTTGCTAACCTGTGGAACATATGCTTACTGCCAACTAGCAACGGAGCTCACAGAAACT AGTCTCGAAGTTCTGAGAGCATTGGAGGAGCTGTCCTGGTATGAGCAATCACTTCCCGTTCAAAAGGGAATCCTCTTCATGATACAAAGCGCGCAACGCCCAATCGTACTAACGGCAGCCAAACTCATTCCCATCAACATTGCCCAGTTTAGCGAGATTGTAAAGAAGTCGTACTCGGTATACGTTGTGCTGAAGGATATTTTCTAA